The Microcebus murinus isolate Inina chromosome 1, M.murinus_Inina_mat1.0, whole genome shotgun sequence genome includes a region encoding these proteins:
- the FAM131A gene encoding protein FAM131A isoform X2 has translation MGCIGSRSPAGQVASDPAWAVEWIELPRGLSLSSLGSARTLRGWSRSSRPSSVDSQDLPEVNVGDTVAMLPKSRRALTIQEIAALARSSLHGISQVVKDHVTKPTAMAQGRVAHLIEWKGWSKPSDSPAALESAFSSYSDLSEGEQEARFAAGVAEQFAIAEAKLRAWSSVDGEDSTDESYDEDFTGGTDTDMAGQLPLGPHLQDLFTGRRFSRPVRQGSVEPESDCSQTVSPDTLCSSLCSLEDGLLGSPARLASQLLGDELLLAKLPPSRESAFRSLGPLEAQDSLYNSPLTESCLSPAEEEPAPCKDCQPLCPPPVGSWEQQRQASDVASSGVVSLDEDEAEPEEQ, from the exons ATGGGCTGTATCGGCTCTCGGAGCCCGGCGGGTCAGG TGGCCTCGGACCCTGCGTGGGCTGTGGAGTGGATCGAACTTCCTCGGGGCCTCTCTCTATCTTCCTTGGGATCTGCTCGGACCCTCCGAGGCTGGAGCCGGTCCTCCCGTCCTTCCTCGGTGGACAGCCAGGACTTGCCAGAG GTGAATGTTGGAGACACAGTCGCGATGCTGCCCAAGTCCCGGAGAGCCCTAACCATTCAGGAGATTGCTGCACTGGCCAGATCCTCCCTGCATG GTATTTCCCAGGTGGTGAAGGACCACGTGACCAAGCCTACTGCCATGGCCCAGGGCCGAGTGGCTCACCTCATTGAGTGGAAGGGATGGAGCAAGCCGAGTGACTCTCCTGCTGCCCTGGAATCAGCCTTTTCCTCCTATTCAGACCTCAGCGAGGGTGAACAAGAGGCTCGCTTTGCAGCAG GAGTGGCTGAGCAGTTTGCCATTGCAGAAGCCAAGCTCCGAGCATGGTCTTCAGTGGATGGTGAGGACTCCACTGATGAGTCCTATGATGAGGACTTCACTGGGGGAACTGACACAG ACATGGCTGGGCAGCTGCCTCTGGGGCCCCACCTCCAGGACCTCTTCACCGGGCGCCGATTCTCCCGGCCTGTGCGCCAGGGCTCCGTGGAGCCTGAGAGCGACTGCTCGCAAACCGTGTCCCCCGACACCCTGTGCTCTAGTCTTTGCAGCCTGGAGGATGGGTTGCTGGGCTCTCCAGCCCGTCTGGCCTCCCAGCTGCTGGGCGATGAGCTGCTTCTTGCCAAACTGCCCCCCAGCCGGGAAAGTGCCTTCCGTAGCCTGGGCCCATTGGAGGCCCAGGACTCGCTCTACAACTCACCCCTCACGGAGTCCTGCCTTTCCCCCGCTGAGGAGGAGCCAGCACCCTGCAAGGACTGCCAGCCACTCTGCCCACCACCAGTGGGCAGCTGGGAACAGCAGCGGCAGGCCTCTGACGTGGCCTCTTCTGGGGTAGTGTCCTTAGATGAGGATGAGGCAGAGCCAGAGGAACAGTGA
- the FAM131A gene encoding protein FAM131A isoform X3 → MLPKSRRALTIQEIAALARSSLHGISQVVKDHVTKPTAMAQGRVAHLIEWKGWSKPSDSPAALESAFSSYSDLSEGEQEARFAAGVAEQFAIAEAKLRAWSSVDGEDSTDESYDEDFTGGTDTDMAGQLPLGPHLQDLFTGRRFSRPVRQGSVEPESDCSQTVSPDTLCSSLCSLEDGLLGSPARLASQLLGDELLLAKLPPSRESAFRSLGPLEAQDSLYNSPLTESCLSPAEEEPAPCKDCQPLCPPPVGSWEQQRQASDVASSGVVSLDEDEAEPEEQ, encoded by the exons ATGCTGCCCAAGTCCCGGAGAGCCCTAACCATTCAGGAGATTGCTGCACTGGCCAGATCCTCCCTGCATG GTATTTCCCAGGTGGTGAAGGACCACGTGACCAAGCCTACTGCCATGGCCCAGGGCCGAGTGGCTCACCTCATTGAGTGGAAGGGATGGAGCAAGCCGAGTGACTCTCCTGCTGCCCTGGAATCAGCCTTTTCCTCCTATTCAGACCTCAGCGAGGGTGAACAAGAGGCTCGCTTTGCAGCAG GAGTGGCTGAGCAGTTTGCCATTGCAGAAGCCAAGCTCCGAGCATGGTCTTCAGTGGATGGTGAGGACTCCACTGATGAGTCCTATGATGAGGACTTCACTGGGGGAACTGACACAG ACATGGCTGGGCAGCTGCCTCTGGGGCCCCACCTCCAGGACCTCTTCACCGGGCGCCGATTCTCCCGGCCTGTGCGCCAGGGCTCCGTGGAGCCTGAGAGCGACTGCTCGCAAACCGTGTCCCCCGACACCCTGTGCTCTAGTCTTTGCAGCCTGGAGGATGGGTTGCTGGGCTCTCCAGCCCGTCTGGCCTCCCAGCTGCTGGGCGATGAGCTGCTTCTTGCCAAACTGCCCCCCAGCCGGGAAAGTGCCTTCCGTAGCCTGGGCCCATTGGAGGCCCAGGACTCGCTCTACAACTCACCCCTCACGGAGTCCTGCCTTTCCCCCGCTGAGGAGGAGCCAGCACCCTGCAAGGACTGCCAGCCACTCTGCCCACCACCAGTGGGCAGCTGGGAACAGCAGCGGCAGGCCTCTGACGTGGCCTCTTCTGGGGTAGTGTCCTTAGATGAGGATGAGGCAGAGCCAGAGGAACAGTGA
- the FAM131A gene encoding protein FAM131A isoform X1 — protein sequence MPMISVLGKMFVWQREGPGGRWTCQTSRRVASDPAWAVEWIELPRGLSLSSLGSARTLRGWSRSSRPSSVDSQDLPEVNVGDTVAMLPKSRRALTIQEIAALARSSLHGISQVVKDHVTKPTAMAQGRVAHLIEWKGWSKPSDSPAALESAFSSYSDLSEGEQEARFAAGVAEQFAIAEAKLRAWSSVDGEDSTDESYDEDFTGGTDTDMAGQLPLGPHLQDLFTGRRFSRPVRQGSVEPESDCSQTVSPDTLCSSLCSLEDGLLGSPARLASQLLGDELLLAKLPPSRESAFRSLGPLEAQDSLYNSPLTESCLSPAEEEPAPCKDCQPLCPPPVGSWEQQRQASDVASSGVVSLDEDEAEPEEQ from the exons ATGCCTATGATTTCTGTGCTGGGCAAAATGTTTGTGTGGCAGCGTGAAGGGCCTGGAGGACGATGGACTTGTCAGACAAGTCGCAGAG TGGCCTCGGACCCTGCGTGGGCTGTGGAGTGGATCGAACTTCCTCGGGGCCTCTCTCTATCTTCCTTGGGATCTGCTCGGACCCTCCGAGGCTGGAGCCGGTCCTCCCGTCCTTCCTCGGTGGACAGCCAGGACTTGCCAGAG GTGAATGTTGGAGACACAGTCGCGATGCTGCCCAAGTCCCGGAGAGCCCTAACCATTCAGGAGATTGCTGCACTGGCCAGATCCTCCCTGCATG GTATTTCCCAGGTGGTGAAGGACCACGTGACCAAGCCTACTGCCATGGCCCAGGGCCGAGTGGCTCACCTCATTGAGTGGAAGGGATGGAGCAAGCCGAGTGACTCTCCTGCTGCCCTGGAATCAGCCTTTTCCTCCTATTCAGACCTCAGCGAGGGTGAACAAGAGGCTCGCTTTGCAGCAG GAGTGGCTGAGCAGTTTGCCATTGCAGAAGCCAAGCTCCGAGCATGGTCTTCAGTGGATGGTGAGGACTCCACTGATGAGTCCTATGATGAGGACTTCACTGGGGGAACTGACACAG ACATGGCTGGGCAGCTGCCTCTGGGGCCCCACCTCCAGGACCTCTTCACCGGGCGCCGATTCTCCCGGCCTGTGCGCCAGGGCTCCGTGGAGCCTGAGAGCGACTGCTCGCAAACCGTGTCCCCCGACACCCTGTGCTCTAGTCTTTGCAGCCTGGAGGATGGGTTGCTGGGCTCTCCAGCCCGTCTGGCCTCCCAGCTGCTGGGCGATGAGCTGCTTCTTGCCAAACTGCCCCCCAGCCGGGAAAGTGCCTTCCGTAGCCTGGGCCCATTGGAGGCCCAGGACTCGCTCTACAACTCACCCCTCACGGAGTCCTGCCTTTCCCCCGCTGAGGAGGAGCCAGCACCCTGCAAGGACTGCCAGCCACTCTGCCCACCACCAGTGGGCAGCTGGGAACAGCAGCGGCAGGCCTCTGACGTGGCCTCTTCTGGGGTAGTGTCCTTAGATGAGGATGAGGCAGAGCCAGAGGAACAGTGA